A genomic region of Streptosporangium lutulentum contains the following coding sequences:
- a CDS encoding putative cobaltochelatase produces MTKGKEISKVRESRYPFTAIVGSEDLKLALILNAVSPRSGGVLVRGEKGTAKSTIVRALAALLPPVEVVSGCRFSCDPATPDPGCPDGPHEARAHAEPPAGSAAGTVRPARLVELPVGASEDRLVGSLDIERALTEGVKSFEPGLLAGAHRGVLYVDEVNLLHDHLVDLLLDAAALGTCYVEREGVSVRHAARFLLVGTMNPEEGELRPQLLDRFGLTVEVRASREAPERAEVVRRRLAFEADPDAFAQKWAGEEQDLARRIAEARARLPRVVLPDSALLQIATVCAAFEVDGLRADLVTASAAIAHAAWQGRTVVTADDVREAARLALPHRRRRDPFDAPGLDESKLEDLLNRIPDDPAAVGPEDPDPDDPGPEGPGGAGPDDQGPDGSGGGADSTDSTDSTDSTASATPDVPGPAAPDPGAPGAPPPTTPPSGAQPSAGPGPEAGPGGREQTFDADPAARTRLFTVPGVGSGAPGRRSRAMTPLGRTTGARVPQGRPGSLHLRATVGAAAPYQLERGRSGAGLLLRRGDLREAVREGREGNLVLFVVDASGSMAARQRMRAVKTAVMGLLLDAYQRRDKVGLITFRGTRADLVLPPTSSVETGAARLRELPVGGRTPLAAGLLRAAEVLRVERLRDPARRPLVVLVTDGRATSGTVEESHRAAGLLAGVTSVVVDCEGGHVRLGLARALAGRMGAETVRLDDLTDLAGMIRERRSAA; encoded by the coding sequence ATGACAAAAGGCAAGGAGATCTCGAAGGTGCGTGAGTCCCGTTATCCCTTCACCGCGATCGTGGGATCGGAGGACCTGAAGCTCGCGCTGATCCTCAACGCCGTGTCCCCCCGCTCCGGCGGGGTGCTGGTCAGAGGGGAGAAGGGCACGGCCAAGTCCACGATCGTGCGGGCGCTGGCCGCGCTGCTGCCCCCCGTCGAGGTGGTGAGCGGCTGCCGCTTCTCCTGCGACCCCGCGACCCCGGACCCCGGCTGCCCCGACGGGCCGCACGAGGCCCGGGCGCACGCCGAGCCGCCCGCGGGTTCCGCGGCCGGTACCGTGCGGCCCGCCCGCCTGGTGGAGCTGCCGGTCGGCGCCTCCGAGGACCGCCTGGTCGGCTCCCTCGACATCGAACGGGCGCTCACCGAGGGCGTGAAGTCCTTCGAACCCGGCCTCCTGGCGGGCGCCCACCGGGGCGTCCTCTACGTGGACGAGGTCAACCTGCTCCACGACCACCTGGTCGACCTGCTGCTGGACGCCGCCGCGCTGGGCACGTGCTACGTCGAGCGCGAAGGCGTGTCGGTACGGCACGCGGCCCGGTTCCTGCTGGTGGGCACCATGAACCCCGAAGAGGGGGAGCTCCGGCCGCAACTCCTGGACCGTTTCGGGCTGACCGTGGAGGTCCGGGCGTCGCGGGAGGCGCCGGAGCGGGCGGAGGTGGTACGGCGGCGCCTGGCGTTCGAGGCCGACCCCGACGCCTTCGCCCAGAAGTGGGCCGGCGAGGAGCAGGACCTGGCGAGGCGGATCGCCGAGGCCCGGGCCCGGCTGCCCCGGGTGGTGCTGCCCGACTCCGCGCTGTTGCAGATCGCCACGGTCTGCGCGGCGTTCGAGGTGGACGGGCTCCGCGCCGACCTGGTCACCGCGAGTGCGGCGATCGCCCACGCCGCCTGGCAGGGCCGTACCGTCGTCACCGCCGACGACGTGCGCGAGGCCGCCAGGCTCGCCCTTCCGCACCGCCGGCGCCGTGACCCCTTCGACGCCCCCGGCCTGGACGAGTCCAAGCTGGAGGACCTCCTGAACCGGATTCCCGACGACCCGGCCGCCGTGGGCCCCGAGGACCCGGATCCGGACGACCCGGGTCCGGAGGGTCCGGGCGGCGCGGGCCCCGACGATCAGGGGCCGGACGGTTCGGGCGGCGGCGCCGACTCCACCGACTCCACCGACTCCACCGACTCCACCGCCTCCGCGACCCCGGACGTCCCGGGACCCGCAGCCCCGGACCCCGGAGCGCCGGGCGCCCCGCCCCCCACCACCCCGCCCTCCGGCGCCCAGCCCTCCGCCGGCCCCGGGCCGGAGGCCGGTCCCGGAGGCCGCGAGCAGACCTTCGACGCCGACCCCGCGGCGAGGACCAGGCTGTTCACGGTCCCGGGGGTCGGCTCGGGGGCTCCGGGACGGCGGTCCAGGGCCATGACACCCCTCGGCCGGACCACCGGCGCCCGCGTTCCCCAGGGGCGCCCGGGCTCCCTGCACCTGCGGGCGACCGTCGGCGCCGCCGCGCCGTACCAGCTCGAACGCGGCAGGAGCGGCGCGGGCCTGCTCCTGCGGCGCGGAGACCTCAGGGAGGCCGTCCGCGAGGGCCGCGAGGGAAACCTGGTCCTGTTCGTCGTCGACGCCAGCGGGTCCATGGCGGCCAGGCAGCGCATGCGCGCCGTCAAGACCGCCGTGATGGGACTGCTGCTCGACGCCTACCAGCGCCGCGACAAGGTCGGGCTCATCACCTTCCGGGGCACCCGCGCCGACCTCGTCCTGCCGCCCACCTCCTCGGTCGAGACCGGCGCGGCCCGCCTGCGCGAGCTGCCCGTCGGAGGCCGTACCCCCCTGGCCGCCGGGCTGCTGCGCGCCGCCGAGGTGCTGAGGGTCGAACGCCTGCGCGACCCGGCCAGGCGCCCGCTGGTGGTCCTGGTCACCGACGGGCGGGCCACCTCGGGCACCGTGGAGGAGTCGCATCGCGCGGCGGGACTCCTGGCCGGGGTCACGAGCGTGGTGGTCGACTGCGAGGGCGGGCACGTCCGCCTGGGCCTCGCCCGAGCCCTGGCCGGGCGGATGGGGGCCGAGACGGTGCGTCTCGACGACCTCACCGACCTCGCCGGCATGATCCGTGAGCGGCGGAGCGCCGCATGA
- a CDS encoding histidine phosphatase family protein: MTTPSGVTRLLFVCHASTSATARAAFPGDEPLDERGLRRATGLAREFGRGSAACPAEVRCVQTAAALGLRADPDPLLADCDYGRWSGRTLGEVEAAEPEALASWLGDPAAAPHGGESIAGLLGRVAGWLAGRAPGRLVAITHPPVIRAAVVHALGAPAAAFWRIDVAPLARVALTGRGGRWQLSYTP; encoded by the coding sequence GTGACGACCCCCTCGGGGGTCACCCGCTTGCTGTTCGTCTGTCACGCCTCCACCTCGGCGACGGCACGGGCCGCGTTCCCGGGTGACGAACCGCTCGACGAACGCGGCCTGCGCCGGGCCACCGGCCTGGCGCGGGAGTTCGGCCGCGGCTCGGCGGCCTGCCCCGCCGAGGTGCGCTGCGTCCAGACCGCCGCGGCGCTCGGCCTGCGGGCCGACCCCGACCCGCTGCTCGCCGACTGCGACTATGGTCGCTGGAGCGGCCGGACGCTCGGCGAGGTCGAGGCCGCCGAACCCGAGGCTCTCGCCTCCTGGCTCGGCGACCCCGCCGCGGCGCCCCACGGGGGAGAGTCGATCGCCGGCCTCCTCGGCAGGGTGGCGGGCTGGCTCGCCGGCCGCGCCCCCGGCAGGCTCGTCGCGATCACCCACCCCCCGGTCATCCGCGCCGCGGTCGTCCACGCCCTCGGGGCGCCCGCCGCGGCGTTCTGGCGGATCGACGTCGCGCCGCTGGCCCGCGTCGCGCTCACCGGCCGGGGCGGGCGCTGGCAGCTGAGCTACACCCCATGA
- a CDS encoding CbtA family protein, with protein sequence MITKLIVRGLLAGLLAGLFAAAFAYAVGEPRIDQAIAIEEAASAAAPAAGSHSHEAAEPAAHSHDEDEALVSRDGQRFGLFLALALYGLAVGGLFALVYAFLRGRAGPRSEPVLAVTLAAAAFGAIVLIPFLKYPANPPAVGDPETINQRTVLYLVAVLIGILAVAAGAAAYRYAAQREPWLRWLSAGASVLIPVAVALILLPEINEVPAGFPADLLWNFRIASIGTQAVFWTGIGALFAFAARGRSTG encoded by the coding sequence GTGATCACCAAACTCATCGTCCGGGGACTACTCGCCGGACTGCTCGCCGGGCTGTTCGCGGCAGCCTTCGCCTACGCCGTGGGCGAGCCGCGCATCGACCAGGCCATCGCGATCGAGGAGGCGGCCTCGGCCGCCGCCCCGGCGGCCGGATCCCACTCCCACGAGGCCGCCGAACCCGCGGCCCACTCCCACGACGAGGACGAGGCACTGGTCAGCAGGGACGGGCAGCGCTTCGGGCTCTTCCTCGCCCTGGCCCTGTACGGACTGGCCGTCGGGGGGCTGTTCGCCCTCGTCTACGCGTTCCTGCGCGGCCGGGCCGGGCCCCGCTCCGAACCGGTGCTCGCGGTGACCCTCGCGGCCGCCGCCTTCGGCGCCATCGTCCTCATCCCTTTCCTGAAATATCCCGCCAACCCACCTGCGGTCGGTGATCCCGAGACGATCAACCAGCGCACCGTGCTCTACCTGGTCGCGGTGCTCATCGGGATCCTCGCCGTCGCCGCGGGCGCCGCCGCCTACCGGTACGCCGCACAGCGTGAGCCCTGGCTGCGCTGGCTGTCGGCGGGGGCTTCGGTGCTGATCCCCGTGGCCGTGGCCTTGATCCTCCTTCCGGAGATCAACGAGGTGCCCGCGGGCTTCCCCGCCGATCTCCTGTGGAACTTCCGGATCGCGTCCATCGGCACCCAGGCGGTGTTCTGGACCGGCATCGGCGCGCTGTTCGCCTTCGCCGCGCGCGGGCGCAGCACGGGGTGA
- a CDS encoding CbtB domain-containing protein yields the protein MSQISAPHAKPIPLSSLTWWLLAVPVLLLLAYLVTFDQGAVSQAGNYLHELMHDGRHLLGVPCH from the coding sequence GTGAGCCAGATCTCGGCTCCGCACGCCAAGCCCATCCCGTTGTCCTCACTCACCTGGTGGCTGCTCGCCGTACCGGTGCTGCTGCTGCTCGCCTACCTGGTCACGTTCGACCAGGGAGCGGTCTCGCAGGCCGGGAACTACCTGCACGAGCTCATGCACGACGGGCGCCATCTGCTCGGCGTCCCGTGTCACTGA
- the dop gene encoding depupylase/deamidase Dop, which translates to MTVRRVMGIETEYGISVPGQPGANAMVTSSQVVNAYLAASTARARRARWDFEEENPLRDARGFDLAREVADQSQLTDEDLGLANVILTNGARLYVDHAHPEYSTPECTNPRAAVIWDKAGERVMHDAAVRASAVPANAPIQLYKNNTDNKGASYGCHENYLMRRATPFADIVRHLTPFFVSRQVVTGAGKVGIGQDSRSEGFQISQRADFFEVEVGLETTLKRPIINTRDEPHADPEKYRRLHVIIGDANMSEISTYLKLGSTALVLAMIEDGYFTRDLTVDNPVQALRAVSHDPTLKYEIPMRDGRRLTAVQLQMEYLELARKYAEERSANGVDEPTKDVLDRWESVLTRLAEDPMQLSRELDWVAKLELLEGYRTRDNLPWSHSRLQLVDLQYSDIRPDRGLYNRLVARGRMQRLVTEEEVQRAIEIPPSDTRAYFRGRCLSQYSESVAAASWDSVIFDIPGRESLQRVPTLEPLRGTKAHVGELFDRCRTAAELVTALTGE; encoded by the coding sequence ATGACGGTACGGCGGGTGATGGGCATCGAGACCGAATACGGCATCTCCGTGCCCGGACAGCCGGGGGCCAACGCGATGGTGACCTCCTCCCAAGTCGTGAACGCCTACCTGGCCGCCTCGACGGCCCGGGCGCGGCGCGCGCGCTGGGACTTCGAGGAGGAGAATCCTCTGCGAGACGCGCGAGGTTTCGACCTGGCCAGGGAGGTGGCCGACCAGAGCCAGCTCACGGATGAGGATCTGGGCCTGGCCAACGTGATCCTGACCAACGGCGCCCGGCTTTATGTGGACCATGCCCATCCCGAATACTCCACTCCCGAGTGCACCAACCCGCGAGCCGCGGTGATCTGGGACAAGGCGGGGGAGCGGGTCATGCACGACGCGGCGGTCCGCGCCTCGGCGGTGCCGGCCAACGCCCCGATCCAGCTTTACAAGAACAACACCGACAACAAGGGCGCCTCCTACGGTTGCCACGAGAACTACCTGATGCGGCGGGCCACGCCGTTCGCCGACATCGTCAGGCACCTGACGCCGTTCTTCGTCTCCCGGCAGGTCGTCACCGGCGCGGGCAAGGTCGGCATCGGCCAGGACTCACGCAGCGAGGGCTTCCAGATCAGCCAGCGCGCCGACTTCTTCGAGGTCGAGGTGGGCCTGGAGACCACGCTCAAGCGGCCGATCATCAACACCCGCGACGAGCCGCACGCCGATCCGGAGAAGTATCGCCGCCTGCACGTCATCATCGGTGACGCCAACATGTCGGAGATCTCTACTTACCTGAAGCTCGGATCCACCGCGCTGGTCCTCGCCATGATCGAGGACGGTTACTTCACCCGCGATCTCACCGTGGACAACCCGGTCCAGGCCCTGCGGGCGGTCTCCCACGACCCCACGCTCAAATACGAGATCCCGATGCGCGACGGCCGCAGGCTGACGGCCGTACAGCTCCAGATGGAGTATCTGGAGCTGGCGCGCAAGTATGCCGAGGAGCGCAGCGCCAACGGCGTGGACGAGCCCACCAAGGACGTCCTGGACCGCTGGGAGTCGGTCCTCACCCGTCTGGCCGAGGACCCGATGCAGCTCTCCAGGGAGCTGGACTGGGTCGCCAAGCTGGAACTGCTGGAGGGTTACCGCACCCGCGACAACCTTCCCTGGTCCCACTCGCGCCTGCAGCTCGTCGACCTCCAGTACTCCGACATCCGGCCCGACCGCGGTCTGTACAACCGGCTGGTCGCCCGGGGCCGGATGCAGCGGCTGGTCACCGAGGAAGAGGTCCAGCGGGCCATCGAGATCCCGCCCAGCGACACCCGCGCCTACTTCCGGGGGCGTTGCCTGAGCCAGTACAGCGAGTCGGTCGCCGCCGCCTCCTGGGACTCGGTGATCTTCGACATCCCCGGCCGCGAGTCGCTGCAGCGCGTTCCGACCCTGGAGCCGCTGCGCGGCACCAAGGCCCACGTGGGTGAGCTGTTCGACCGCTGCCGGACCGCCGCGGAGCTGGTGACGGCCCTCACCGGCGAGTAG
- a CDS encoding acyltransferase family protein → MTGAGPRGAAGGSGRLTELDLLRFVAAMAVLSFHYFIAFASVWGDRPAKLFPAISTLSGLGILGVELFFMISGFVILMSIWGRGLGAFALSRLVRIFPAYWISVGATAAVYGLTAATALDPKLSLGEYGVNLTLLQRAFGVYDANGVYWSLWVELRFYVLISILILTGVTFNRCLIFMGVWLLAAGFFAGSDDAWVELVVMPKYAAYFVGGMAFFLMTRYGPKLILWCVAGISAGLAVSAALDRVEGRIELVGYAAMPVPGWAVAATVIGFYVLMAMVALGGLRRLRWRGLTVLGALTYPLYLFHATAAVLIVPALRDTLPPWLTAAVTVLAAMAFSYLVYRVAERPVQEFVKARRRGRPSPAPVPPVVGPLVAGEKASVP, encoded by the coding sequence GTGACAGGCGCGGGGCCTCGCGGTGCGGCCGGGGGAAGCGGCCGTCTCACCGAACTCGACCTCCTGCGCTTCGTCGCCGCCATGGCGGTGCTCTCCTTCCACTACTTCATCGCCTTCGCCTCGGTGTGGGGGGATCGCCCGGCGAAGCTGTTCCCCGCGATCTCCACGCTGTCCGGGCTCGGCATCCTCGGCGTCGAGCTGTTCTTCATGATCAGTGGCTTCGTCATCCTGATGAGCATCTGGGGCCGCGGCCTCGGCGCGTTCGCCCTCTCCCGGCTGGTGCGGATCTTCCCCGCCTACTGGATCAGCGTCGGCGCCACCGCCGCCGTCTACGGCCTGACCGCCGCCACGGCCCTGGACCCCAAGCTCAGCCTCGGGGAGTACGGGGTCAACCTCACGCTCCTCCAGCGGGCCTTCGGCGTCTACGACGCCAACGGCGTCTACTGGTCGCTCTGGGTCGAGCTCCGCTTCTACGTGCTGATCTCGATCCTGATCCTCACCGGGGTGACGTTCAACCGCTGCCTGATCTTCATGGGCGTCTGGCTGCTGGCCGCGGGGTTCTTCGCGGGCAGCGACGACGCGTGGGTCGAGCTCGTGGTGATGCCCAAGTACGCGGCGTACTTCGTCGGCGGCATGGCCTTCTTCCTGATGACCAGGTACGGGCCCAAGCTGATCCTGTGGTGCGTCGCCGGGATCAGCGCGGGCCTGGCGGTCAGCGCGGCGCTCGACCGGGTCGAGGGGCGGATCGAGCTGGTCGGCTACGCCGCGATGCCCGTGCCCGGCTGGGCCGTCGCCGCCACCGTGATCGGCTTCTACGTGCTCATGGCGATGGTGGCGCTCGGCGGGCTGCGCCGGCTCCGCTGGCGGGGCCTGACCGTCCTGGGGGCGCTCACCTACCCCCTCTACCTCTTCCACGCCACGGCCGCCGTCCTGATCGTTCCGGCCCTGCGGGACACGCTGCCGCCCTGGCTGACCGCCGCGGTCACCGTGCTGGCCGCGATGGCCTTCTCCTACCTCGTGTACCGGGTGGCCGAACGCCCCGTCCAGGAGTTCGTGAAGGCCCGGCGGCGGGGAAGGCCCTCGCCGGCGCCCGTTCCGCCCGTCGTGGGGCCCCTCGTTGCGGGCGAAAAGGCCTCGGTGCCATAA
- the arc gene encoding proteasome ATPase — MAARDDAEARAAQREREVADLTTQVSFLQEEITALRRKLTESPRQARILEERLHDIQANLAAVTGQNERLVATLKEARDQIVALKEEVDRLAQPPSGFGVFLEAREDGTVEVFTGGRKLRVNVSPAVDVDSLKRGQEVMLNEALNVVEALGFEELGEIVMLKELLEDGQRALVISHADEERVVKLADSLVGQPIRAGDSLLLESRSGYVYERIPKSEVEELVLEEVPDISYEEIGGLMRQIEQIRDAIELPYLHADLFREHKLRPPKGVLLYGPPGCGKTLIAKAVANSLAKQVAEKTGQSGKSFFLNIKGPELLNKYVGETERHIRLVFQRAREKASEGTPVIVFFDEMDSIFRTRGSGVSSDVENTIVPQLLSEIDGVEGLENVIVIGASNREDMIDPAILRPGRLDVKIKIERPDAEAARDIFSKYLISELPLHPEDLSEHGDSREGTIAGMIQRVVERMYTESEENRFLEVTYANGDKEVLYFKDFNSGAMIQNIVDRGKKMAIKQFLETGQKGLRIQHLLAACVDEFSENEDLPNTTNPDDWARISGKKGERIVYIRTLVTGKQGTEAGRSIDTVANTGQYL; from the coding sequence GTGGCAGCTCGCGACGACGCTGAGGCTCGAGCCGCGCAGCGCGAACGGGAGGTCGCTGACCTCACAACACAGGTCTCCTTCCTGCAGGAGGAGATCACCGCGTTACGTCGGAAGCTGACGGAGTCTCCCCGGCAGGCCAGGATTCTTGAAGAGCGTCTCCATGACATACAGGCGAATCTCGCGGCCGTCACCGGCCAGAACGAGCGTCTGGTGGCCACCCTCAAGGAGGCCAGGGACCAGATCGTCGCCCTCAAGGAGGAAGTGGACCGGCTGGCGCAGCCGCCATCCGGGTTCGGTGTGTTCCTTGAAGCCAGAGAAGACGGCACGGTGGAGGTTTTCACCGGTGGCCGCAAACTCCGAGTGAACGTCAGCCCAGCGGTGGACGTCGACTCGCTGAAGCGTGGCCAGGAGGTCATGCTCAACGAGGCGCTCAACGTCGTCGAGGCCCTCGGGTTCGAGGAACTCGGCGAGATCGTGATGCTCAAGGAACTCCTTGAGGACGGCCAGCGCGCGCTGGTGATCTCGCACGCCGACGAGGAGCGGGTGGTGAAACTGGCCGACTCGCTGGTGGGCCAGCCGATCCGGGCCGGAGACTCGCTGCTTCTGGAGTCGCGCTCGGGCTACGTCTACGAGCGCATCCCCAAGTCGGAGGTCGAAGAGCTCGTCCTGGAGGAGGTGCCCGACATCTCCTACGAGGAGATCGGCGGCCTCATGCGGCAGATCGAGCAGATCCGGGACGCCATCGAGCTTCCCTACCTGCACGCCGACCTCTTCCGGGAGCACAAGCTTCGCCCGCCCAAGGGCGTGCTGCTGTACGGTCCGCCCGGTTGCGGCAAGACGCTCATCGCCAAGGCCGTCGCCAACTCCCTGGCCAAGCAGGTCGCGGAGAAGACCGGCCAGTCCGGCAAGAGCTTCTTCCTCAACATCAAGGGTCCGGAGCTTCTCAACAAGTACGTCGGTGAGACCGAGCGGCACATCCGCCTGGTCTTCCAGCGGGCTCGGGAGAAGGCCTCCGAGGGCACCCCGGTGATCGTGTTCTTCGACGAGATGGACTCGATCTTCCGGACCCGAGGCTCGGGCGTCTCCTCCGACGTCGAGAACACCATCGTCCCCCAGCTCCTGAGCGAGATCGACGGTGTCGAGGGGCTGGAGAACGTCATCGTCATCGGCGCCTCCAACCGCGAGGACATGATCGACCCGGCGATCCTGCGGCCCGGCCGCCTGGACGTCAAGATCAAGATTGAGCGGCCGGACGCCGAGGCGGCCAGGGACATCTTCTCGAAGTACCTCATCTCGGAGCTCCCGCTCCACCCCGAAGATCTCTCCGAACACGGCGACAGCCGTGAGGGGACCATCGCGGGCATGATCCAGCGGGTCGTCGAGCGGATGTACACCGAGAGCGAGGAGAACCGCTTCCTCGAGGTGACCTACGCCAACGGTGACAAGGAGGTCCTGTACTTCAAGGACTTCAACTCCGGCGCCATGATCCAGAACATCGTGGACCGCGGCAAGAAGATGGCGATCAAGCAGTTCCTCGAGACCGGGCAGAAGGGCCTGCGGATCCAGCATCTGCTGGCGGCCTGCGTGGACGAGTTCTCCGAGAACGAGGACCTGCCCAACACCACCAACCCCGACGACTGGGCCCGGATCTCCGGCAAGAAGGGCGAGCGGATCGTCTACATCCGCACCCTCGTGACGGGCAAGCAGGGCACCGAGGCCGGCCGTTCCATCGACACGGTGGCCAACACCGGTCAATACCTCTAG
- a CDS encoding tRNA (adenine-N1)-methyltransferase, which yields MGFRRHGPFQAGDQVQLTDPKNKRHTVTLKEDGVFHTHKGGIPHSELIGQPEGSVVRSSGGTQYLAFRHLLSDYTLSMPRGAAVIYPKDSAQIVGMADIFPGARVVEAGVGSGALTCFLLRAVGSEGSVTSYERREDFAEVATKNVEKFYGGPMDQWRLVVGDFVDALDESDVDRIILDMLAPWECVDAASKALTPGGVICCYVATTTQLSRTVETLRDHGSFTEPHAWETLVRDWHVEGLAVRPDHRMVGHTGFLVTARRMADGVTPPPRRRRPAKGVQGEESTATTA from the coding sequence ATGGGTTTTCGCAGGCATGGGCCGTTTCAGGCCGGGGATCAGGTTCAGCTCACCGACCCCAAGAACAAGCGTCACACGGTGACGTTGAAGGAAGACGGCGTATTCCACACGCACAAGGGCGGGATCCCTCACAGTGAGCTGATCGGGCAGCCCGAGGGTTCGGTGGTGCGCTCGTCCGGCGGGACCCAGTATCTCGCGTTCAGGCATCTGCTCTCCGACTACACGCTCTCCATGCCGCGCGGCGCGGCGGTGATCTACCCGAAGGACTCGGCGCAGATCGTCGGCATGGCCGACATCTTCCCCGGCGCCCGCGTGGTGGAGGCGGGGGTCGGCTCCGGGGCTCTCACCTGCTTCCTGCTCCGTGCGGTGGGTTCGGAGGGAAGCGTCACCTCCTACGAACGGCGTGAGGATTTCGCCGAGGTCGCCACCAAGAACGTGGAAAAGTTCTATGGCGGACCGATGGACCAGTGGCGCCTGGTGGTCGGCGACTTCGTGGACGCCCTCGACGAGAGCGACGTCGACCGGATCATCCTTGACATGCTGGCTCCCTGGGAGTGCGTGGACGCCGCGTCCAAGGCCCTCACGCCGGGTGGTGTTATCTGCTGTTATGTGGCGACGACGACCCAGTTGTCCCGTACCGTCGAAACTCTGCGCGATCACGGGAGTTTCACCGAGCCCCATGCGTGGGAGACCCTGGTTCGCGACTGGCATGTCGAAGGGCTTGCCGTGAGGCCCGATCACAGGATGGTCGGCCACACCGGTTTTCTCGTCACGGCTCGTCGCATGGCCGACGGGGTGACGCCGCCACCCCGCCGCAGGCGTCCGGCTAAGGGGGTACAGGGCGAGGAGTCCACGGCCACCACCGCATGA
- a CDS encoding aminotransferase class III-fold pyridoxal phosphate-dependent enzyme, producing MFNDADLRERAAKVVPGGMYGHLNAALHGPGYPQFFVGGEGCRQRDADGREYVDLMCSWGPIVIGHRHPAVEAAVAAQLAEGDCLNGPGPVYVELAELMVETVPQAEWVMFSKNGTDATTQALMIARAATGRTKVLMAHGSYHGADPWCTPSLSGTTPNERADLIEYTYNDLASAEAAAAQAEGDVAAIIVTPFKHDSFEDQELAAGEFARGLRALADRIGAALVIDDVRGGWRLDLGGSWETLGVRPDLYAFSKAMANGYPIAAVTGVDSLRGPAQTIYSTGSFWFNAAPMAAAKATIETLRAIDGVALMERAGTRLREGLAAQAASHGFVVNQTGPVQIPWLSFEGDATLEKAMFWSSACLREGVYLHPWHNWFLSAAHTDADIDRALQGTDAAYAKLRAAFGAD from the coding sequence ATGTTCAACGACGCCGATCTCCGGGAGCGGGCCGCCAAGGTCGTGCCCGGCGGCATGTACGGCCATCTCAACGCGGCCCTGCACGGCCCCGGCTACCCGCAGTTCTTCGTGGGCGGCGAGGGCTGCCGCCAGCGCGACGCCGACGGCCGCGAGTACGTCGACCTCATGTGCTCCTGGGGTCCCATCGTGATCGGCCACCGTCACCCCGCCGTGGAGGCCGCGGTCGCCGCGCAGCTCGCCGAGGGCGACTGTCTCAACGGCCCCGGCCCGGTCTACGTGGAGCTCGCCGAGCTGATGGTGGAGACCGTCCCGCAGGCCGAATGGGTGATGTTCTCCAAGAACGGCACCGACGCCACCACCCAGGCCCTGATGATCGCCCGGGCCGCCACCGGCCGCACCAAGGTGCTCATGGCCCACGGCTCCTACCACGGGGCCGACCCCTGGTGCACGCCCAGCCTGTCGGGCACCACGCCCAACGAGCGCGCCGACCTGATCGAGTACACCTACAACGACCTGGCCAGCGCCGAGGCCGCCGCGGCCCAGGCCGAGGGCGACGTCGCCGCGATCATCGTGACGCCGTTCAAGCACGACTCCTTCGAGGACCAGGAGCTCGCCGCCGGTGAGTTCGCCCGCGGCCTGCGGGCCCTGGCCGACCGGATCGGCGCCGCGCTGGTCATCGACGACGTGCGCGGCGGCTGGCGGCTCGACCTCGGCGGCTCCTGGGAGACCCTGGGCGTCCGCCCCGACCTCTACGCCTTCAGCAAGGCCATGGCCAACGGCTATCCGATCGCCGCGGTCACCGGTGTGGACTCCCTGCGGGGCCCGGCTCAGACGATCTACTCCACCGGCTCGTTCTGGTTCAACGCCGCCCCGATGGCCGCGGCCAAGGCCACCATCGAGACCCTGCGCGCCATCGACGGCGTCGCCCTGATGGAGCGGGCGGGAACCCGACTGCGGGAGGGCCTCGCCGCCCAGGCCGCCTCGCACGGCTTCGTGGTCAACCAGACCGGTCCGGTGCAGATCCCGTGGCTCTCCTTCGAGGGAGACGCCACCCTGGAGAAGGCCATGTTCTGGTCCTCGGCCTGCCTGCGCGAAGGCGTCTACCTCCACCCCTGGCACAACTGGTTCCTGTCGGCCGCCCACACCGACGCCGACATCGACCGGGCCCTGCAGGGAACCGACGCCGCCTACGCCAAGCTCAGGGCCGCGTTCGGCGCCGACTGA